The following proteins come from a genomic window of Nicotiana tomentosiformis chromosome 12, ASM39032v3, whole genome shotgun sequence:
- the LOC138902349 gene encoding uncharacterized protein gives MVLALVVSPPAQPARSRGKATRGGGQVVSGRGQAIRGGGQPARGRPRDRDQVVPSDSLSAPIYVSTQVGDSIVVNHVYRSCVIIIGSLETGVDLLLLDMVDFDVIFGMDWMSSYHVILDCHAKMMTLAMPGLPRLEWRGTPGHSTSRIISYMKAHRMIEKGCLAYLAYVRDSSTEVPSMDSVPVLREFPEVFPIDLPEMPPVKDIDFCIDLAPGTQPIFIPPYRMTPHELKELNGQLQDLLDKGFIRPSFQGVKVFSKIELRFGYHQLKIRTLNVPKTAFWTRWSDECELSFQKLKTALTTAPVLVLPTGLGSYMVYCDASYIGLSVVLMEDGRVIAYTSRQLKLHEKNDPIHDLELAAIVHVLKIWRHYLFGVSCEVYTDHWSLQYLFKQKDLNLRQRRWLDLVKDYNITILYHPGKANALSRKVVSMGSLTYISVREMPLAKDIQALANQFMRLDISEPSRVLAYTVSRASLYERIRER, from the exons atggttctggcactgGTTGTttcaccgcccgctcagccagctagaagCAGGGGTAAGGctactagaggtggaggtcaggtcgttagTGGTAGAGgccaggctattagaggtggaggccaaccagctagaggccgtccgagAGATAGAgatcagg TTGTGCCtagtgattctttgagtgctcctatatatgtgtccacacaagtgggagattctatagttGTAAACCATGTgtatcgctcgtgtgtgattaTTATTGGGAGTTTGGAGACtggtgtagatctcctacttcttgatatggtagactttgatgttattttcggCATGGATTGGATGTcatcttatcatgttatattggattgtcacgccaagatgatgACCTTAGCTATgccagggttgcctcgattagagtggagagggactcctggccattctactagcaggattatttcttatatgaaggctcatcGTATgatcgagaagggatgtctagcatatttggcctatgttcgtgattcgagtacggaggttccttccatggattcggtaCCTGTTttgcgtgagtttccagaggtgtttcctatagaTCTGCCAGAGATGCCACCCGTtaaagatattgacttctgtattgatttggctccgggcactcaacctatttttattccaccatatcgtatgaccCCAcatgagttgaaggaattgaatgggcagttgcaagatttgcttgataagggatttattagacctagt tttcaaggtgtcaaagtgttttcgaagattgaattgaggtttggctaccatcagttaaagattaggacATTGAATGTCCCTAAGAcggctttttggactcg gtggtccgatgagtgtgagttgagctttcagaagctcaagactgcgttaactacggcgccagtgttggtgttgcccacaggtttaggatcctacatggtgtattgtgatgcctcttaTATTGGACTCAGTGTAGTATTGATggaggatggcagggtgattgcatacacgtcgcggcagttgaagctTCATGAGAAgaatgaccctattcatgacctagagttagcagccattgttcatgtgctgaagatttggaggcactacctcttcggcgtgtcatgtgaggtgtACACGGACCAttggagtctacagtatttgttcaagcaaaaggatctcaacttgaggcagaggaggtggttggaccTGGTGAAAGACTataatattaccattttgtatcatcccgggaaggccaatgccttgagtagaaaggttgtgagtatgggtagcctgaCGTATATTTCAGTTCGGGAGATGCCGCTAGCAAAAgatattcaggctttggccaatcaattcatgaggttagatatttcagagcctagtcgtgttctagcttacACGGTCTCCCGggcttctttgtatgagcgcatcagagagcgttag